ATTTAATTGCTGGAAATCAAAGCTTGCTGAAGGAAGGGACAGTGGGGCCTGCTGGGCTGCCTTACCACAGCACTATGCATCCCGAGCAGGGCCCCGAGTCACGGCAAGGATCGCTCGTGTCCATCAACGCTCAGAAATTGTTCGGTGAGGTACCAACCCGGGAGTTCCAGCTTTACCGCTGAAGCTCTGGCATCTCCCTGGCACTGGGATCAGGGCACCCTCAGCCTGCGCACACGCAACAACATCTGGGCACAGCTGGAAACGCCCTCTTTGCCCCAGCCCccgggggctggagggaggatTCCGGCACCTTTTCCACTTTTCCCGACCAGCGGGTGGGTTCCCTGCGCCAGGACACGGCTCCCGCGGCCGCTGGGATCCCGCGCTCGGGCGGGGGCCGGAGCAGGAGGTACCGCCGGTGCCTCTCGCCGTCCCGCCGTTCCCGAATTCTCACGGTTTGTCCCGGAGACTTTtccggggcggggggtgggtgggggggtgggaaggcgGGGGCGCGGCGGTGCCCCCCGCGGGGCTCGGGGCGGGCTGGCTCCGGGGGGcgctgcccgcggcggggcgcggaCACGCgtggggcgggggcggcccggcccggccggggggTCCCGCCCCGCTCCTccgccggcggcgggcgcggggccgcggggccgcgggcgcTATTTAAGCGGGCGGGCGCGTAGCGGCGCGCTGCCGCCGGGGCTGGCCGCCGGAGCATGCACGCCTTCGGGCCGCCCGCCCAGCCGCCGCCCCACGCCCGGGAGCTGCTGGACGCGGCGGCGTGCCCCGGCATCTAcccgccgggccggccccggccgccgcccgccgccaaCCCCTACCTGTGGCtcggcggccccgccgcgccctgcctgcccgccgccccctgcccgccgggctccgcgggcgcggagcggcgctggccggcgctgcccccgccgcaGGAGTgcccgcgcccggcccggccgccctACTCGTACTCGGCGCTGATCGCTATGGCCATCCACAGCGCGCCGGGCCGGCGCCGCACGCTCAGCCAGATCTACCAGTACGTGGCCGAGAACTTCCCCTTCTACAGGCGCAGCAAGGCGGGCTGGCAGAACTCCATCCGCCACAACCTCTCCCTCAACGACTGCTTCAAGAAGGTCCCGCGGGGCGAGGACGACCCGGgtaaggggctggggggggggggaggcgcgGAGGTCCCGCGGGGCGCGGAGGCCAACGCGCGGGCGGTCCCTGTCTCCGCAGGCAAAGGCAGCTACTGGACGCTGGACCCCAACTGCGAGAAGATGTTCGATAACGGCAACTTCAGGCGGCGGAGGAAGCGACGGGCCGAGGCCGGCGCGGCCGAGGGCgccggggggagcggcgggggcccgcggccgccctgccccgccgctgccgcccccctCTACGGTCGCGCCGGGGCCCAGGCGTgagcgcggccccggccccgccgggctgcACCGGCCTCACCGGAGTGGAGCCCCTTCGCAGCGCCGACGTGTACGTGCTGGTACGGCGCCTGGCGGGACCgagggggggggcgcggggggccgggcgAGGCCGTCGGGGCCGCCCGCGGGTGCTGcgctccctcccccccccctccgccgcTTCCCACCGAAACCTCGGAAAGGCCCTACCCGCCAGCCGGGCCGGTGGGCGGCCTGGTCCCCCGCCCCGCGACGGCCCGGCAGAGCGCCCCGCAGCACCCAGCGGGCCCGGGCCGGGTGCGGGGCTCCTGCCCCCCGCGGCCCTGCCGGCTGGGTcggggctggcgggggccggggccgcagCCCGCACCCCCCGGAGGTGCCAGGAGCCCGGTATgcagggagggacagaggggtgtcccctcaccccccagGCCCCGCTCCCAGGGGGTACCGCGCTGGCATGCGGGGCACCCAGCCCCGCCATCCTCTGCAGCGTCTCTAAATAAACCCCCTTCATTTTGTCCAAACACACAAGATCATCTTTGTGTCAGCCTGCAAAGCTGACGATAATTTGTACGAAGAATTTCAGATTTAATCGAGCGTCCAAAATTAAGCCGGATCCCCGCTGAGGAGCTCTTTAATTGCTCACCGCCTTGGCGGTCACCGGTGGGGAGCTGGTGGCCCGTGGAGCGGGTGTCCCGCTGCAGCCCGGGGTGCTCCATCCAGGCACTGCCGGCTTCCCGGGgcacctgctgcttctccctcgGTAAGAACTTCGCCGGCTGATCCGCGGCAGCCGCACACGTGTGTGGGTTCTACCTGTTTTGTGAAGCTTTGGAAAAGCGCAGCGTGGCACCAGTGGGCTGCAGCCATGGCAGATATGTTCGGgcattttattaaattctttaaaTGAGAGGGGTTTGGGCCACCCCTGCTTGCTTAGTAATGCCTGGTGCCCATTccctgctttttgctttccagtcGTTTTCTGAAGGTCCATGagtttgaagaaaatggaattgtGAACTATATAATGTGTTGCCTCTCCTTTTGGGCTATCTCCAGCCAGCTCTTCCTCACTTATgacaaaaatacagctttcttaaataaaaacctgaaagtgGTGTTTACAAGAAAACAACTCCGAACAGAGTTTTGTGCATTATAATGGAACTATAAAGCAAGGTTGAAAGAAAACCCacataaaacaaattaagaatGTAAAATGTGTCAGAGGTGCAAGTCCCCGATGGGGGGGAAGAATCAGCTGCACAAGCAAAGTTTTCCTGGCCCAAAATGTAATAAATAGTATTATAATGTATCTGTTTTACAAATATCCCATTTCAGTAGACCTGGAGTGAAGGAAAGAGCCAAGTGAACTTGTCAGCCAATAACCTGTGTAGGTTTATTTAgacaaatgtctttttttttattaatctcctatttcagaaaaagcttcatacaagaaaaaatcattttttatctgagaaaaatcactgttctgaagtggcttttaaaaatatttcagacagaaTCTCTTTGTATTGTTATTTTCCAGGGCTATCGAGCAAGAAGACACTTAAATTGCAACCTGTTTCCTTCTTAAAGTGCATAGAACCTTCCTGTTCAAGGTTTCAAGCTCTTATTTCAGCAGGGCAACTGTTGGCTACAACATTAAAGGGTGCAGGGGAAGTTATTTTTGCAATTAGTTGTgttttaagctgctttttttccaggtggCTGAAGGTTGGGGTGAGCAGGGCACGTAGAGAGTGAAGAGGGCGGATAGCCTTGTATcgttagcaaaaaaaaaaaaaaaaaagggcttgtTGATTAATTTCTTGGTGAAAATAACTGCATGTTTCAGTTGgcattcagatttttaaaagctgcctttgGACTGTTAAATTCATTTGCCCAGGACTGGGCACACACTCTTAAATAGGAAGGATGGAGAAACTCGCCCTGGTGGATCTGGAGGACGCTTCCCGAGACACGGTGAAGACCTTGAcctcagggctggggaagaaattatttcactcaacccacattttcttttgcttcaggaTACAAAGTTCTGGATCCAACCATGTGGGCTGAGCTCTGTATTTTCACCTTGAGACTGTTTGCCCTGGGGCAGTATGCCATTGTAGGaccctgaaaatgcaaaaaggagAAACTACCCGTGGCTGCAGGTGCTTCAGGCTTTCCCAGCATGGTCTTAGCAGCTCAGCTGGGTCCTGAATTGGGGAAGGCCATGGATAGCTCAGCGAAAGGACCACACTGCATTGCCAGAACTTTTCTTCAGGGACCATTTCAGGTGGTGATTCAATGTGTACTTGGAGGACATCATTTGTATTTCCTTGTGCTTCTGTTGTAATTCTATTTTTGTGTATCGGAAAggagcattttttaaaataaattggtCTAATTGGAGCAGAGAAGTTGCAGTCCCTCTAAGCAAAAACGCCCTTGATGGAAGAACTGCATCAGGTAACAAGTCTTTGGGCTAATTGGGCAGCTGCAGACTTCAGTGAAAAAGGGGGGTGGGATGCTGGGATGGGATGTGGTCCAGCCTTGCTTGGGCCAGACTCCAATGGAAGCCCAGAAACGGTCTCGTCTAGTCCTCGGAGCGCAAACTTTGGAGACTGGCAACCCACGGCTGCCTTGCTGAGCCATGCCAGCCTCAGCCCTGAGCAGTGTGGGGACACGCCGGGCTGCAGCCTCGCCATTGCGCTGCCCCAAGCTCCACGCTCGTCCCCGCTGGGCATGGCTACGGGAAGGTGAGACGGGTTGTTCCTGGGGGTTCGGGGACAGTCACGACGACGTAGGGAATCAGAGACCACTGAGCAAAtgacctggctgctgctttccagtcaCGCGCTGTCCTTACTGCTGCCAGGAGGGACTGGCTGCAGGGCACCCTGAAGGGGATCCCAGGGCTCCTCGAGCTTCACTGGCTTTCTATAAACTGAACTGATGGAGACTGGTGGCCCCACAGCTGCCTTTCCCAGGCCCCGCTGCTGAATATGGCAGGTCACCTCTGCGTGCATCTCCCCGAGTTATTTCTCCTTGCAGCCGCGTTGTGACTGCAGCAGATCTGAGTGTGGCAGAAGATGCTTCAAGTGTTTGCATGTAAGCTGAGAGCAGTTTCCCCAAGCTCCTGCCCTAAGCTGTGAGGTAAGGTGGGCTCTTCTCTGGGGGCCCACGGGCAAGGAGCCTACTCAGGAACTTGGACGAGGCTCCTAAGGAACCTGTCCACGTTGGCAATGCAGAAGGGCTGAGGAGCTGAGCTTTTTCACTTGGAAAGTTAACACAGCTGGAGTGTCCCGAGGTGTGTGGTGCCACAGCAGCCTGACACACACCCTGCCGTGACACACAGGCTGGATGGTTTCCCACCACACGTTTGTGTGAGCTAAAGCTTCTGACGCCGTTTTCTTATTCTCCCCATCTTCTCAAACTCACTGTATAATCAAAGTGATCCTATGCAATAGCCAAATGACCAGACttggtctgaaaaaaaaaaacaaacaaacaccacagGAGTTCCTCTGggtctgggaaagaaaataagcgCAAATGTGGGCACAGTGGGTCTGGACCTGGTGGTGGGAGCCTGCTTCAGTGCGGAAGGAGGAATGCCAGCCCAGGGAATGGTGAAATGAGAGCAAGGGACTGCTAAATGCAAATAGAGGCCAATGCATGCCCAGTGACCCATCACTGCAGACAAAAAAGCTCAAGGTGCACCTTAGCCGGTAGCCTCAGCTACGTGGTGAGGGTGGTCAAAGTGTGGAAGGGCATAAAGTTTGTGCATAAGTGGTGAGAAGTCTAACATGAGTAAGCATACAGGATGCTCTTGCAGTTAGATGCAATTTCTGATATCTCCTGATCTTGGGAATGTTAGAAATCTACCCCTTGCTGAAGTTTAGAGCAACTTGGTGCCCACTGCAGTGTTAATTCTTCAGGGATAGGTGTCACATCAAGGAAACAGcatcttttctccattttccccACAACAAACTGGAGGTAGGATGGAAAAGGTTTCAGTAGTTGAGGGAGTACCCAGACAGAGCAAGAAATTGTGTTCATGGTTCATTTCAGCCAGGACACACTGGAGAATTGGACTTGGGGTAATACATTATGGAAGAGTTTGGGAAATATGGTACCTTCACTTTCTACACTGTGCTTTTTACACGGGATGTTGTAGTACTGGCAGCAAATAACAACAGCCTTGGTTCATTATTCAAGGATAAACCTATGGGAATAAGGAAATAGACTGTTTCTTTATCCACTGAGAGTTCAACAAGATAAAAAAGCCGTGATTCCTTCACCCTAGAGCAATGTGTTTGTCCATATAAGAAAGAGAAGGGACTGTCATATAATCGTAAATCATCTTTTTGGGTCCAGGCAGTGATGTACTGCTTGCAAGGTTGCGCCATGGCTGGTGGGTTAGCAGTTAATGTGCTGAATATTTAATTGTTGGACTGCGGTTTGAGCTCAGCTTCAGGTCTGAAGCCAAGCGAGTTTGGAGGGCTCGCCTCTACTCTTAGCAGACAATAGTTGTCTTCACAAAGAACAACCATGCATCGCTTGCTTATCATCCCTGGCAGTTTTTCCTCACGAAAAGGGTTGGACAAAGCTTGTGGAGTGCATAATGACCTCTGGCTCGTAAGGGTGCAAGGGATTTTAGTTGCGTGCAAACAGTGCCTGTGGGGTGTCTGCTGAATTAACTTGGAGGAATGGAAAGGTCTGATGGCGAGTTCCCAAAAACACATGCCGTCTGTCCCTGCGAGTCTCGCTGGCTAAGCAGGGGAAGACAGACAGTAGCTGGAAAGGAGAGATggagttttcatttcttaagAAATTAGTCTGTGAATTATTTTACTAGGTTTAATTCCGTATGTTTTAGTCCTAGTGATATTTTAATCTAATTGCAAAAGCAATAATTATCGATTTTTAGAGTGATTATTACATTGGAGGAGTCCATAATAAATGCAAACAGGATGTGATAAATCAAacttctttctattttttattcaattttCCATCAGCTCTGATACTTGCGTGCAGTTCATCCTTGCTAAGCATTATGATTTCCCCCTGCTTTACTCTATTACAGCGTTGCTTCCCAGGGGTTTTATTGGCAGTATAGAGCAGGGATTATCAAATTTTATATAGCTATACTGTATGGGTAAAATCAATACGTAAGCCAAGTTTCCACCTTCTAGTCACTGCCTTGGAGTCAATAAGGCAAGGGCTGAAGGGAAAGCAAGGCTTGTGTACTcattatgtaaaaataacagaagactCGTCCTTTTCAGCTGGTGGTATAGAAATTCACACTGCAGGAGATGGTGCTTCTACTTCTGGTAGCACCAGAGAAAAATTACGTGGGCAAATATATAGTGAAAGCAGGTTAGATGTGAACATCATCTTGTAACCTGTAGCATTTCATCTCTGTCCACTGACTCTGCTTCCCCGGGCTCGTGCCGACTCCGTGTCCTGGGAGGACCCAGGGACCAGAcgctgcttctgcttctgcacGTACAGATTTGCACAccaccagcccctctccctgcgCTCCCAGGAGACGTCCAGTGCAGCAACTGCATCCCAGCCCCGAGCATCTCCCCGATGATGAGCCTGGATTGTACCGCTTTTGCAGGGGGAGTAACgctctgcagggacagcaagaaatgcctcttaaacaGGGCAAGGGAACAACCCTCTGTGTGAACGCGGGGTGCTTGTCCCTACTCTGGACACTCAGGGATGGGATTTCGTGTGGGCACCCAAATTTGCCAAGGCCAGCTGTCTGTCCCACCGTTAGGCAGGGGGTACTGGAGATGCTGAGTTGCTCTGAATAATACCATGTGCTGACTCAAAAAGAGAGACACTAGTTTTGGAGGGCACCAGTTCCAGTAAGTGCTGCATTAGGTATTGCAAAAGtgggggtggcagaggggaaATGCTGTAATGAAGTAGTGGAAAAACTGAATTATAATAAGAGCGCTGACTGGTATTGGCTTTAAGATCGTATGGCTGTAACAGGGGCTACAGACtcatcctgcctgcagcagcagcattcgCAGTGCCCTACTCATACCTACTGAAAAGGATTAATCTGTTCTTTTCACAAGAtcaaactgactttttttctttcaaactgacAACTTAGctatgattttttaatatttttttttaaaggaaaatgcttctttattACCTGTATAACCAggcagaagatttttttttttttttaattgttttgtgtTAGGGTAATTACTGCTGAGTTTGCTGTAAGATTTCAtactattttctttgttaacaGCTTAGTTCATTTATGACTATCAGGGTTTGATAGAACtgatacaatttattttattttcattatgagCTCAGCTTGCAAGGTGTCGCTGCTCATGCTGAGTCCAAAGACATTTTAGGCTTATGAGTTTTCTATCATTTTGTTAAGATGAactcattaatttttcttcagactaAGAAAAGCCAATGCACAAAACCATTTCAGCTGCTGGACAGCTGGTCACTAGCGTGGCTGTCCGATCACTTCACCACAGATGATCAGCATAGACTCTATGCTGTGTTAGTCATGACTTTGTAAAATAAAGTTAGTTGTTTGCTGTTCATGTCTAGATGCTggttggtttggtgtttttttttttaacttaaaatgttttgtgaaagaTCAGTAACTTTTAACTGATCAGGAATTTTATAAATTGTCTTAAAACTCTACCCTGGAGCTTCTCATTTACATTAAGACCATTTTCTAAGGACTGAATGTAATTAATATCTATTTAAAGTTCTTTACAGTGCCCAAGTGTGTAGGCGAGCATTCTGCAAAGGGATTTGCTCAGTTGCTATCTTGTAACATGTAAAATAGGAGCAAGAAGAATGGACAGCTCAGCTTCACTCACTTTTTCCTTCAtagtttctgaaagaaaagcaccatccaaaaagcaaacaaaaatatactCAGGAAAGCTGTTTGGGGCAAAAATATCCTTCCTGTAAGTGTCTTTTCTGGCACTGTAATAGCTGTGTTTGGACAAAAATATATGTATCCGTGCTGAGATTCACAGACTATTACCGAGGAGGAGGCTTACTTTCAGGGAGAATTCTCGATAAATTGATTCCTCAGTTCagcctgtgtttgcttttttcttagaCCCTGTAGGTTTTGGCTTGCACTCAGTTTTTGGACAAAGCCATTTATCATGTCATGTTTGActtctgcctgctctctgcTCAAGTGGCCGGGGCTGCCCAAGGCACCCATTAACTGCACACCTGCCCCAGAGCCGCTCCGGCCGCCGGGAATTACCCcgggctgctggctgggaacCCTTTTGCCCTGATAAGCCTTGGGGCACATCGGTGGGGCTTGCAATGAAGAGGGAAACAGCCTTAAGAAGGAAGAGTTTTAATACTTTAATGGAAGGTTTCAGATTCATATGAGCAATTTTAAACTacaggcttgcttttttttatttttttttttttttaattacatagcCTGGCCCTCCAGGTTCCCCTTGTAAACTTGCTGGGGCTGATGGCATTCccttacatttctttttcccactttGGTTTCTATAATTAAGCACCTCATGGTTTGTTAAGATacaatacatgaaaaaaagggGTTTAAAGCTGTTGATTTACAATGGGAAGCCAGGTAATCACAGTTTCTTACTACCTGCTACATACAACCTTACAGGAGAGGTTTGGTCCatttttttagaggaaaaaattgttCAGAAAATCACATGTATTAAGAATAGCATGCACTTAATTTAATTCCCACTGAAGCAGTtagatttcattatttaaagTCAAGGAGTTGCTTTAAGTGTTTCCCTGACTGAGCTTATATTGTGAGTGGCTGCATTGGACTCATCACAAAAACTGGAACCCATGACAAAAACTGACAGAAGAAAGCTTCAACCCCCCTTCAATGCAAGCAGGTTAACAAGGCATGACCCAAGCAGCGGTCACCTCCATTTCTGCTGGCTTGCTAGAGCGCTCAGCGCTTTCCTTGTGGGTAGTGGCTGTTACTCAATTaatgcttcctttttatttcagctctCAAGTACTAGCCATTGGCAAGACCGCAGTAAAGGAGAAGACATTGTCAGGTAATCTCCccttctaaagaaaaatctatACAAGCAGAAGTAAAGTCTGCTGACAGTAAAAGGCCAGTATGAGTGTGGGCTCCAGCAAACTGCTTGCCCAGGTCTCCTTAAATTATATCACGATAAAGAAAACTTGCCCTTCATTTGTCAAAATTCATTAATAGAAAGGCACACGCAAGGCAGCAGAAACTCTTTGCCATGAAGGTTAATAGCCTAAACTCTTTCTGATTTTAGGTTATTAAACTCTTAATAACCTAAACTCATCTGTTCACCCACAGCTGTGCCTTTGCTCATGGTCCGGCCAAAGCCCTCCATACCTGCACCATGAAGGACATCCCAGGTGAGGGCTGGTGTCAATACTACTATGTCCATTGGCCTTGCAAACAGGTTTGGagatttcctttcctcctggtCCACAGGCACCATCCAGTTGACCCTGGACCTCAGGTCTCTCTCACACATCAACATCCTCCACATCCCATCAAGGAACTCGCCGTGTGCCCCTTTCCTCGGAGAGGAgggctccctcctgcctccctgctgccctgcacctcCCCGCACACCGGGCAGGCAGCGTGCTTCCACTTTGCGAGACAAGGTCGTTAACGAAGGTGCTGACAAGGTTGTGCCCTAGACCCAGCCTGAAGCGGTGTTAACGTGTATTCGCCGTGGGAAGCGAGTGCtgcgctgccctgccctgccctgctaAGCCACCCTGGGAACGCGCCAGTCTCACCCCAAACTGTCCGAGTGCCCACTTGCCCATTTGACACCATTTCTTGCCACTGGGTTCTTTTCTTTGGTGACATGGTGCATCCCTCCCCTTCAGCACAGGAGCCGTTGCTCCAGTGAGGAGGCAATACTGAGTTTTCAAGTTCTAAAATGGCAGAATTACCCAGCAGCAAgtggaaaatgaagaatttaCCCTGGTACCTTGCTGCACCAGTACTGCACCAGGCTAGCGTCTGAAACAGGACAGCTTCCCACACCGTGCAGCTTGCTCCCAGTTTACGACAGCGCGGTGGAGCGCTAATTCCAGTCCTGCCATGTCAGCAGACTGCAGCCCCTGTCCCTGAGCACAGGGCAAAGCACACGCTTAACTTTTCTATATCCCGGCACTAATGTCACCTCGTGGGGACTGCACGTAATACATTAAGGTACTGCTTTGTCTTTAGCTGTGCAAAGGGTTTCTTCGAGACGTCGAGCCCAAGCCATGAGTACAGAGGAAAAGTGGTCAGATTGCCGGGACAGAAAGTGCAATTATTCCAAATAATAGGATATTTTAAACAATCGGATGCAACCTTAATCTTTGCTTTAAACACACAAATCTCTTTTCGTAAGGTATGTAACTTTTAATAATTACACGTCTTTAAAAACTACATCAGTTGTGGGTTTTATCCATCTAAATTTAAATGGAAAGGTATAAGTGGCTGACGGATgctaacatttctttttagctCTCAGAAAAAGCGGTATTaaggatacagaaaaaaacgactttttttctgtagcgCTAAGGTATGGCTCATTAACACTGCGAGTCAAGTTTCTGCTTGTACGGTATAAAGCTTTGTTTCATAACGATACATTAGTCACAAATTTTGATACTTTAATACAATATTCCCTTTTTCAACAACTAATTACTACAATTAGCTTCCCGTGTAGTAAATTCCATCTTCCTCCCATCTCCCAGCCACGAGCCTGTGACAACAAGCATAGAGCTGAAAAAAGACTTTTGTCATTGCCGCTTAGTCCTTGAGAGGGGTCTACAGAGAAATGACCCTTAGTTTGTTAATCGGGAGGATTTTTTTAGACACCTGTTACTTAAAATTTGTCTGGGAGCCTcgaggaggaaaggaaaggctgagCGGGCTCTGGGAGAGCCCCGTGTTGTTTGCACGGTCCCTGGCAGTGTGCTGGGCACGAGGGCAAAGCCTcgctgctgcagggaggaaaagccGGCCCTCGCCCCGCTAAGAGCCGGTGACATGCATCGCCCGGCCGCTGCGCCCGATGGCTCTCTGCAGCCCTAACCAGCATCCCTggcactgccccagccctgccgcaggAGGCTGTGGCTCTGGGGGGCGGCGCGGCAGCAGAGGACGGTGCTGCCAGCCTTGGGGGCAATAGCCGTCATTTTCTGGGGGGCAGTGGAGGAGCTGCAGACCCGGACACCTTGGGCCAGACTGGCCAAGTCACTCTACATGCATTTTCAACTGaacttttccctgctttttcccATGATGCTTGAGTTTCAGTACTCGTTTGAGATGCAACTCGGCAGATTTTCCGTTCTCTGGGGATAATTCCTGTCTCGCATCTCGATTCCTGCCACATCCTGCTTTGCCCAGTCCTGCAAAGATTTTTAGGCTTATTATGCCTGTCCTACGTGAAGTCACAATAAAGTTATATTCCACTGATGTGTTTGATGAAGGAAGAGGTCCAAAGCCACTTAGG
The Falco naumanni isolate bFalNau1 chromosome 9, bFalNau1.pat, whole genome shotgun sequence DNA segment above includes these coding regions:
- the FOXI2 gene encoding forkhead box protein I2, coding for MHAFGPPAQPPPHARELLDAAACPGIYPPGRPRPPPAANPYLWLGGPAAPCLPAAPCPPGSAGAERRWPALPPPQECPRPARPPYSYSALIAMAIHSAPGRRRTLSQIYQYVAENFPFYRRSKAGWQNSIRHNLSLNDCFKKVPRGEDDPGKGSYWTLDPNCEKMFDNGNFRRRRKRRAEAGAAEGAGGSGGGPRPPCPAAAAPLYGRAGAQA